A part of Terriglobus roseus genomic DNA contains:
- a CDS encoding sigma-54-dependent transcriptional regulator produces the protein MTHILVVDDETEIRESLETILREEGYVVTSSGTAKESLELIRDVEYDVVLLDIWLPDGDGLEVLARIRELALAAPPEVVIISGHGTIESAVRATKLGAYDFLEKPLSLDRTLLVLKNATEARRLRLDNSEFQQQLAQKAYLTGESVPMKALRQQIRLMAPTNGRVLIYGESGSGKERIARTMHAESLRPDRPFIELNCAAIPEDFIESELFGYRHGTVPGGPPEKRGTFERADGGTLFLDEVGDMSLKTQAKVLRTLDEQRFYPVGASQPVHVDVRVIAATNKDLEDEIIKGNFREDLFYRLNVIPFFVPPLRDRMEDIPSLVQEFLSEFGREYGRPRIEISPDAIAALKQYAWPGNVRELRNVVERVLILNPKAIRIERKHLPALLSREVSAKSKNDNFGTLLQAREAYERDYILKKLEECHGNISRAAEALGLERSHLYRKMKALGVTMKEA, from the coding sequence ATGACTCACATCCTTGTTGTTGATGACGAAACAGAGATCCGCGAATCGCTGGAGACGATCCTGCGCGAGGAAGGCTACGTCGTCACCTCCAGCGGCACAGCGAAGGAATCGCTGGAACTGATCCGCGACGTGGAGTATGACGTGGTGCTGCTGGATATCTGGCTGCCTGACGGCGATGGTCTGGAAGTGCTGGCGCGCATCCGCGAACTTGCACTGGCCGCTCCGCCGGAAGTCGTCATCATATCCGGTCATGGAACCATTGAATCGGCAGTGCGAGCTACAAAGCTGGGCGCGTACGACTTCCTTGAAAAGCCACTGTCGCTCGATCGCACGCTTCTCGTTTTGAAGAACGCAACGGAGGCACGTCGTCTTCGGTTGGATAACTCTGAATTCCAACAGCAGCTCGCACAGAAGGCATATCTCACGGGTGAAAGCGTTCCCATGAAGGCTCTGCGACAGCAGATCCGCTTAATGGCTCCAACGAACGGACGAGTGCTCATCTACGGCGAATCAGGTAGTGGCAAGGAACGCATTGCACGCACCATGCATGCAGAGAGCCTCCGGCCTGACCGTCCCTTCATTGAACTGAACTGCGCCGCCATCCCGGAAGACTTCATCGAAAGTGAACTTTTCGGCTATCGTCACGGAACCGTTCCCGGTGGGCCGCCAGAGAAACGTGGCACCTTTGAGCGTGCGGATGGCGGGACGCTGTTTCTGGATGAAGTGGGCGACATGAGCCTGAAGACACAGGCAAAAGTGCTGCGAACACTGGATGAACAGCGCTTCTATCCTGTTGGCGCATCGCAGCCTGTTCACGTTGATGTGCGTGTGATCGCTGCCACGAACAAAGATCTGGAAGACGAAATCATCAAAGGGAACTTTCGCGAAGACCTGTTTTATCGTCTCAACGTGATCCCGTTTTTTGTTCCCCCATTGCGAGACCGCATGGAAGACATTCCATCGTTAGTGCAGGAATTTCTGAGCGAATTCGGCAGGGAATACGGCCGTCCACGTATAGAGATTTCGCCGGACGCCATTGCTGCATTGAAGCAGTATGCGTGGCCGGGCAACGTGCGCGAACTGCGCAACGTGGTGGAACGCGTGCTCATACTGAACCCCAAGGCAATCCGCATTGAACGGAAACACCTGCCTGCACTCCTCTCGCGCGAAGTGAGTGCGAAGTCCAAGAATGACAACTTCGGCACGCTGCTGCAGGCACGCGAGGCTTATGAGCGTGACTACATCCTGAAAAAACTGGAAGAGTGTCACGGCAACATAAGCCGCGCTGCGGAAGCACTTGGCCTGGAGCGCAGTCATCTCTATCGCAAGATGAAGGCGCTTGGCGTCACGATGAAGGAAGCGTAA
- a CDS encoding GNAT family N-acetyltransferase, with protein MNTSDILTARLRLVAITPELLDAETASYAELAARLGARVPPEWPDSNWEPHVFDFFRKQFAERPETIGWSRYIVLPSPEPVLIGTVGGGPTNAAEAETGYAILKPWQRNGYATEATQTLLQLLFAQGVRSVIAHTFPTMQESIRVMEKCGMRFDGEGAEEGTIRYRITLPSS; from the coding sequence TTGAATACCTCTGACATTCTTACGGCGCGGCTGCGCCTTGTGGCTATCACACCCGAACTGCTGGATGCAGAAACTGCCAGCTATGCCGAGCTTGCTGCGCGCCTTGGAGCGCGTGTTCCACCAGAGTGGCCTGACAGCAACTGGGAGCCACACGTCTTCGACTTCTTCCGTAAGCAATTTGCGGAACGCCCTGAAACCATTGGCTGGAGTCGCTACATAGTGCTTCCCTCACCTGAACCGGTTTTGATTGGAACTGTAGGGGGCGGTCCCACGAACGCAGCCGAAGCGGAAACGGGGTACGCCATTCTGAAACCGTGGCAACGCAATGGTTACGCAACGGAAGCAACGCAGACGCTGTTGCAACTACTGTTCGCGCAGGGCGTGCGCAGCGTAATTGCGCATACCTTTCCAACGATGCAGGAGTCGATTCGCGTGATGGAGAAGTGCGGTATGCGCTTCGATGGCGAAGGTGCGGAAGAAGGAACCATCCGCTATCGCATTACGCTTCCTTCATCGTGA
- the era gene encoding GTPase Era → MAFRAGFVSIIGRPNAGKSTLLNALLGEKLAIVTHKAQTTRTRILGVLEQPATPKTKTREALPAAQIVLVDTPGVHKPSTQLDRRMMQEVHDALESRDVVLFLVDATHRIHEPAPRVEGKSPTPSEDKKALSAAEDAFALSMLRNVECPVILVFNKIDLVKREDLLPLITHWTTKFAFTDTVLISAAKKDGLDTLLGRIVEQLPEANRYFPEDQLTDQPMRFLAAELIREKILLFTGEEVPYASAVVVEKWEEPGPQRKPKKGEEPKLPVTKIAAAIFVERSGQKAILIGKQGAMLKQIGTAARKEIENLLGTRVFLELFVKVKEDWRSKKGFVEELDWRRQLESLQAAQTLKKENEA, encoded by the coding sequence ATGGCATTTCGCGCAGGTTTCGTTTCAATCATCGGTCGCCCCAACGCAGGCAAGTCCACGCTGCTGAACGCTCTCCTTGGCGAGAAGCTGGCGATCGTCACGCATAAAGCGCAGACCACGCGCACACGCATTCTGGGCGTTCTGGAACAGCCGGCCACGCCAAAGACGAAGACACGCGAAGCTCTGCCTGCCGCGCAGATTGTTCTTGTCGACACACCCGGCGTACACAAACCCAGCACACAGCTTGACCGACGCATGATGCAGGAAGTGCACGACGCGCTGGAAAGCCGCGACGTGGTGTTGTTCCTCGTGGACGCGACTCATCGTATTCACGAACCCGCTCCGCGCGTGGAAGGTAAGTCGCCCACACCATCAGAAGATAAGAAAGCACTGAGCGCAGCAGAAGATGCGTTTGCACTGAGTATGTTGCGGAATGTGGAGTGCCCGGTGATTCTTGTGTTCAACAAGATTGACCTGGTGAAGCGCGAAGACCTTCTGCCGCTCATCACTCACTGGACTACGAAGTTCGCTTTCACGGATACGGTGCTGATCTCGGCCGCGAAGAAGGACGGCCTGGACACGCTGCTGGGTCGCATTGTGGAGCAACTACCCGAGGCAAACCGCTACTTCCCCGAGGACCAACTCACCGATCAGCCGATGCGCTTTCTTGCGGCGGAACTGATCCGCGAAAAGATTCTGCTCTTCACCGGCGAGGAAGTGCCTTACGCATCCGCCGTCGTGGTTGAGAAGTGGGAAGAGCCGGGTCCACAGCGCAAGCCGAAGAAGGGTGAAGAGCCGAAACTCCCGGTGACGAAGATTGCCGCTGCTATCTTTGTCGAACGCAGCGGACAGAAGGCCATCCTGATCGGCAAGCAGGGTGCCATGCTGAAACAGATTGGCACTGCTGCGCGCAAAGAGATTGAGAACCTTCTTGGCACTCGCGTCTTTTTGGAACTGTTTGTGAAGGTGAAGGAAGACTGGCGTTCGAAGAAGGGCTTTGTAGAAGAGCTGGATTGGCGACGCCAGTTGGAGTCTTTGCAGGCTGCGCAGACGCTTAAGAAAGAGAATGAGGCCTAA
- a CDS encoding hemolysin family protein produces MSPLIFMLSIVLLLAVLTLSSYADRVYSEMGKFLARAYQENLDAWTERIEPRLGLSRDSVALSASILRQGSLALLALILGVHRARVGGGWPAYAETVAELALIIIVFDRMLPQVLFARTRGEWVSNARIPLQVLFYLILPLTLTLGLLESIVSLAEPDNEEEEEHPDEGVDALLEAGEEEGILEESDRALVRSVVEFGDLVVREVMTPRPEMFTVPESMTLAEFTAALNENAFSRVPVYRDTVDEITGIAFAHDLLQITDIDANTRTVRDMQRPAAFVPEPKKVNELLREMQSEKQHMRIVIDEYGTVAGLVTIEDLIEAIVGNIEDEHDEDAEVIEEEDGSWIVPGNMDVAKLRDLLQKDAEEDEREPLRLRTDLEASTVGGLVSELAGHIPHPGEVIEEDGLRLEVVNATSRLVKRVRVSLLPPDDPTEN; encoded by the coding sequence ATGAGCCCACTCATCTTTATGCTCTCCATTGTGCTGTTGTTGGCAGTGCTTACCCTGTCGTCGTACGCGGATCGCGTGTACAGCGAGATGGGCAAGTTTCTTGCGCGTGCCTACCAGGAAAATCTGGATGCTTGGACCGAGCGCATTGAGCCGCGGCTGGGACTCTCACGCGATTCCGTTGCACTGTCCGCTTCCATTCTTCGGCAGGGCTCGCTGGCACTGCTTGCGCTGATTCTGGGTGTGCATCGAGCACGTGTTGGTGGAGGCTGGCCTGCGTACGCAGAGACAGTCGCAGAGCTTGCGCTGATTATCATCGTGTTTGATCGCATGTTGCCGCAGGTGTTGTTTGCACGCACGCGTGGCGAGTGGGTATCGAATGCACGCATTCCATTGCAGGTGCTGTTTTACCTGATCCTGCCGTTGACGCTTACGCTTGGTTTGCTGGAATCCATCGTTTCGCTGGCGGAACCGGATAACGAAGAAGAAGAAGAACACCCAGACGAAGGTGTGGACGCTCTGCTGGAAGCCGGAGAAGAGGAAGGCATTCTGGAGGAGAGTGATCGCGCGCTGGTGCGCAGTGTGGTGGAGTTTGGCGATCTGGTGGTGCGCGAAGTGATGACGCCTCGACCAGAGATGTTCACCGTGCCTGAAAGCATGACGCTCGCGGAGTTCACCGCAGCATTGAATGAAAATGCCTTCTCTCGCGTGCCGGTTTATCGCGACACCGTGGATGAAATCACCGGCATCGCCTTTGCGCATGACCTGTTGCAAATCACCGATATCGATGCGAATACGCGCACCGTGCGCGATATGCAACGACCCGCCGCGTTTGTACCTGAGCCTAAGAAAGTCAACGAACTGTTGCGCGAGATGCAGAGCGAAAAGCAGCACATGCGCATTGTGATTGACGAATACGGAACCGTTGCTGGGCTTGTAACCATTGAAGATCTGATTGAAGCCATTGTGGGCAACATTGAAGACGAGCACGATGAAGATGCCGAGGTGATTGAGGAAGAAGACGGTTCATGGATTGTGCCCGGCAACATGGATGTTGCAAAGCTTCGCGATCTGTTGCAGAAGGACGCAGAGGAAGACGAGCGCGAACCGCTTCGGCTGCGAACCGACCTAGAAGCAAGCACCGTGGGCGGGCTTGTTTCCGAACTTGCCGGGCATATTCCGCACCCAGGCGAAGTGATTGAAGAGGACGGGCTAAGGCTGGAAGTGGTCAACGCGACATCGCGGCTGGTGAAGCGAGTGCGCGTGAGCCTGCTGCCGCCCGACGACCCCACGGAAAACTAG
- the ybeY gene encoding rRNA maturation RNase YbeY, producing the protein MIVTEPPSRTDGKQPSLQKATLSRFLKRAQKAAELDGEVTVLLADDARLKELNRSFRGKNKPTDVLSFPAFENEEGYAGDLAISLETAQRQADEHGHTLEDELRTLMLHGVLHLAGYDHETDKGEMRALEAELREKLKLPTGLIERTLAAPKKRTATKTKKTAAKKSAIKRARR; encoded by the coding sequence TTGATCGTTACAGAACCTCCGAGTCGAACTGATGGCAAACAACCTTCGCTGCAGAAGGCGACACTTTCACGTTTCCTGAAGCGTGCACAAAAAGCCGCTGAACTGGATGGCGAAGTGACAGTGCTGCTAGCAGACGATGCGCGATTGAAGGAATTGAATCGCAGCTTCCGCGGTAAGAACAAACCCACCGATGTTTTAAGCTTCCCTGCCTTTGAAAATGAAGAGGGCTACGCGGGCGATCTTGCGATCTCGTTGGAGACCGCGCAGCGACAGGCGGACGAGCACGGTCACACTCTCGAAGATGAATTGCGGACGCTGATGTTGCATGGCGTTCTACATCTTGCCGGATATGACCATGAAACCGACAAGGGCGAGATGCGCGCACTGGAAGCAGAGCTGCGCGAGAAGTTGAAACTGCCCACAGGATTAATTGAGCGCACACTGGCTGCCCCCAAGAAACGCACAGCGACGAAAACAAAGAAGACCGCAGCGAAGAAGAGTGCAATCAAGAGGGCGCGGCGATGA
- a CDS encoding PhoH family protein, with translation MAKILLEITPHTEALFGLRDENLRWMESELGVSIDLRSNGLLVEGTDEHVALVERIFKDFEALRRSGVVLAGPELHALVKLAVADPASSLKQLVDSGRQRTANGVKRMVNPRSANQKKYVEAIEQNDMTFGIGPAGTGKTYLAVAMAASALMAKKVERIVLVRPAVEAGERLGFLPGSLQEKVDPYLRPLYDALYDLLEKERVDKMLEKGIIEIAPLAFMRGRTLSNAFIIMDEAQNTTNEQMKMFVTRLGMNSKAVITGDLTQIDLPNPKRSGLLEALGVLEGVEGVGFCHFEDKDVVRHNLVQRIVRAYETHQREQQLSLGLEGGIDVPATETKPTVRKTQ, from the coding sequence TTGGCCAAGATCCTGCTCGAAATCACGCCCCATACGGAAGCCCTGTTCGGGCTTCGTGACGAAAACCTGCGGTGGATGGAGAGTGAGCTGGGCGTTTCGATCGATCTGCGATCGAACGGCCTGCTCGTGGAAGGAACGGACGAGCACGTGGCGCTGGTGGAACGCATCTTCAAAGACTTTGAAGCTCTGCGCCGCAGCGGCGTGGTGCTGGCCGGACCTGAGCTCCATGCACTGGTAAAGCTTGCCGTAGCCGATCCAGCGTCTAGCCTGAAACAGCTTGTCGATAGTGGTCGCCAACGCACCGCCAATGGCGTGAAGCGTATGGTGAATCCGCGTTCGGCCAACCAGAAGAAATATGTCGAGGCCATTGAACAGAACGACATGACCTTTGGCATTGGCCCTGCTGGCACAGGCAAAACGTATCTAGCCGTGGCGATGGCTGCAAGCGCGCTGATGGCGAAGAAGGTGGAACGCATTGTGCTGGTGCGTCCTGCGGTGGAAGCGGGCGAACGGTTAGGTTTCTTACCTGGTTCGTTGCAGGAAAAAGTTGATCCCTACCTGCGTCCGCTATACGACGCGCTCTACGATCTGCTCGAAAAAGAGCGCGTGGACAAGATGCTGGAAAAGGGCATCATTGAAATCGCGCCTCTTGCCTTCATGCGCGGTCGTACGCTGTCCAACGCATTCATCATCATGGACGAAGCGCAGAACACAACCAACGAACAGATGAAGATGTTTGTTACGCGTCTGGGCATGAACAGCAAGGCCGTCATCACAGGCGACCTGACGCAGATTGACTTGCCGAATCCGAAACGCAGCGGTCTTCTGGAAGCTCTTGGTGTGCTGGAAGGCGTAGAGGGCGTCGGCTTCTGTCACTTTGAAGACAAGGATGTGGTGCGCCACAACCTTGTACAGCGCATTGTTCGCGCGTACGAAACGCATCAGCGCGAACAGCAGCTTTCGCTGGGACTGGAAGGCGGCATCGACGTTCCCGCAACAGAAACGAAGCCGACTGTGCGCAAGACACAATAA
- a CDS encoding TonB-dependent receptor, with translation MRPDKFFHLPTRIALVACLSAAAAGAQTTTARLTGTVTDPSGAAVSNAQVSIRNLGTGQERVVTTNGDGLYVAVSLPPGTYDVLITAAGFSNNEQKNLVLAVGQEVTKNFSVGVAGAETSVTVNAGSVVDLDTSSAKIGGNVPEREIKNLPINGRQISQLYLLTPGATNTGSGTFDNMHFSGRAVEQNIIRLDGIEATSIIDTSPGNLNGELTSTFRLQQSLEAVQEFRVDSSNYPAELGTGTGGQISFVTKSGGNALHGSLFEYVRNDFFDARNYFNRRNTANNTPKFRLNQFGGSVGGPIIKDKLFFAAVYEGLRQVWAVPYSSTTLSAAQRAQVTNPALQPLLAAFPIANNGAAGLISIGQNRIQEDFGHIRFDYHFNDRFNLYARYNRDQGVSSQVQDASLSRFNQVEVPQNGVLALNQVLTPRMFNETKFGYNGIKMRVQGVAGPTGGVNLSSSRIAIAGLTNVGALISLSSSFNGTGAPYTGQSYSYIDNFSYVIGNHNTKYGVEIRPLSLYNDQIGGTTYTYNSFANFANNVPDQIQFYGTLSDKSPFTGLSGNAQVKQEYYIAYAQDEWKIKPNLTLSYGLRYEYYSPLHEVRNKNVVFDMVAGTIYPSYKGDWYSSTQNFGPRLGLTYAPASLHDKTVLRLGGGWYFGPGQTEDQIQPEANDRATRTFTNTGGTATSGKVYPINPQTDVYANYDINSPTLGYQPRAYAPTYKVPEKVASYTASIQQQLPGNMQFMVGYVGSTGRNLFLRSITNLITGVTTSPTTGAGTAIRQFGNRFAEVDYKTSGGVDQYHSLQTSLQRRFSNGLSLGLQYTWAKELGTSSGSNEATTSQEPLQIYGQAPEYGRGINDIRDTLNATALFDVPVGKGKAMDLGSIGNTVVGGWQIGSIVNFRTGVPIDVLITRPDVAYVGNAGTPYAGQTFANPVLVGNVVQTTAVQNVPGGGNSRNVRRPNRIPGVNPYVGGRGAYQVSTVGPQFLNPAAFTTPAAGSFGNQRRNDVTGPGLVQLDLSLQKEFAFTERFRFKFVADAFNILNHPNFANPGNIRLAQVIPSAATGGAQPGTPFALSGANGAGSNFGTLSSTVGNQVGLGAQRQIQLSGRLSF, from the coding sequence ATGAGGCCAGATAAGTTTTTCCATCTCCCCACGCGCATCGCACTGGTTGCGTGTCTTTCCGCTGCAGCCGCTGGAGCACAGACCACCACGGCAAGGCTCACCGGCACAGTGACCGACCCCAGTGGCGCTGCCGTTTCCAATGCACAGGTAAGCATCCGCAACCTTGGCACCGGGCAAGAACGCGTGGTGACCACCAATGGCGACGGCCTATATGTTGCCGTGTCACTGCCGCCCGGCACGTATGACGTGCTGATCACGGCTGCCGGCTTTTCAAACAATGAGCAGAAGAACCTGGTATTGGCTGTAGGCCAGGAAGTAACAAAGAACTTTTCCGTAGGCGTTGCTGGTGCGGAAACCTCTGTCACCGTGAATGCGGGCAGCGTAGTGGACCTGGATACGTCGTCGGCGAAGATCGGCGGCAACGTTCCTGAGCGCGAAATTAAGAACCTGCCGATCAACGGTCGTCAGATTTCGCAGCTGTATCTGTTGACCCCCGGTGCGACGAACACGGGCAGCGGCACCTTTGACAACATGCACTTCTCCGGCCGCGCCGTGGAACAGAACATCATCCGCCTGGATGGCATTGAAGCCACCAGCATCATCGATACATCTCCGGGCAACCTGAACGGTGAGTTGACCTCCACCTTCCGTCTGCAGCAGTCGCTGGAAGCCGTGCAGGAATTCCGCGTTGACTCGTCGAACTACCCCGCAGAACTGGGTACCGGCACGGGCGGTCAGATCAGCTTTGTGACCAAGAGTGGTGGTAACGCTCTTCACGGCAGCCTGTTTGAGTATGTGCGTAACGACTTCTTCGACGCGCGCAACTACTTCAACCGTCGCAACACTGCGAACAACACGCCGAAGTTCCGCCTGAACCAGTTTGGTGGATCGGTTGGCGGCCCCATCATCAAGGACAAGCTGTTCTTCGCAGCCGTGTATGAAGGTCTGCGCCAGGTTTGGGCTGTTCCTTACTCCTCCACCACTCTGAGCGCTGCACAGCGTGCGCAGGTGACCAACCCGGCACTGCAGCCGCTGCTGGCTGCCTTCCCCATCGCGAACAACGGTGCGGCAGGCCTTATCAGCATTGGTCAGAACCGCATTCAGGAAGATTTCGGCCACATCCGTTTCGACTATCACTTCAACGACCGGTTCAACCTGTATGCGCGTTACAACCGCGATCAGGGTGTGTCGTCGCAGGTGCAGGATGCTTCGCTGAGCCGCTTTAACCAGGTGGAAGTACCGCAGAACGGCGTTCTGGCGCTGAACCAGGTACTGACGCCGCGCATGTTCAACGAAACCAAGTTCGGCTACAACGGCATCAAGATGCGCGTGCAGGGCGTTGCCGGTCCTACCGGCGGTGTGAATCTCAGCTCTTCGCGTATCGCAATTGCCGGTTTGACCAACGTTGGCGCGCTGATTTCGCTGTCGTCATCGTTTAACGGCACGGGCGCTCCGTACACGGGCCAGAGCTACTCGTACATTGACAACTTCAGCTACGTGATCGGCAACCACAACACGAAGTACGGTGTTGAGATCCGTCCGCTGTCGCTGTACAACGACCAGATCGGTGGTACCACGTACACCTACAACAGCTTTGCGAACTTCGCGAACAACGTTCCGGATCAGATTCAGTTCTACGGCACGTTGAGCGATAAGAGCCCATTCACGGGCCTGAGCGGAAACGCCCAGGTGAAGCAGGAGTACTACATCGCATATGCGCAGGATGAGTGGAAGATTAAGCCCAACCTGACGCTGAGCTATGGTCTGCGCTACGAGTACTATTCGCCGTTGCATGAAGTACGCAACAAGAACGTGGTCTTCGACATGGTTGCAGGCACCATTTACCCCAGCTACAAGGGCGATTGGTACTCCAGCACACAGAACTTTGGACCCCGCCTGGGCCTGACCTATGCTCCGGCCAGCCTGCATGACAAGACCGTTCTTCGCCTTGGTGGTGGATGGTACTTCGGACCCGGACAGACGGAAGATCAGATCCAGCCGGAAGCCAATGACCGTGCGACCCGTACGTTTACCAACACGGGTGGTACGGCGACCAGCGGTAAGGTTTATCCGATCAATCCGCAGACGGACGTATACGCGAACTACGACATCAACAGCCCGACGCTGGGCTACCAGCCGCGCGCCTACGCTCCCACCTATAAGGTGCCGGAGAAGGTGGCCAGCTACACGGCCAGCATTCAGCAGCAGCTGCCGGGCAACATGCAGTTCATGGTTGGCTATGTTGGATCGACGGGACGCAACCTGTTCCTGCGCTCCATCACCAACCTGATCACCGGCGTAACGACCAGCCCCACAACGGGTGCAGGTACTGCGATTCGTCAGTTCGGCAACCGCTTCGCGGAAGTCGACTACAAGACCAGCGGCGGTGTGGATCAGTACCACTCGTTGCAGACCTCGTTGCAGCGCCGCTTCTCGAACGGCCTGTCGCTTGGCCTGCAGTACACATGGGCTAAGGAACTGGGTACCTCTTCTGGTTCGAACGAAGCCACCACGTCGCAGGAGCCGCTGCAGATCTACGGTCAAGCACCTGAATACGGTCGCGGTATCAACGACATCCGCGACACTCTGAACGCAACGGCGTTGTTCGATGTGCCGGTGGGTAAGGGTAAGGCGATGGACCTGGGCAGCATCGGCAACACGGTTGTAGGCGGCTGGCAGATTGGTAGCATCGTCAACTTCCGCACCGGTGTACCGATCGACGTGCTGATCACGCGTCCTGACGTTGCCTACGTGGGCAACGCCGGAACGCCGTACGCTGGCCAGACCTTCGCGAACCCAGTACTTGTGGGCAACGTGGTGCAGACCACGGCAGTCCAGAACGTACCGGGCGGCGGTAACAGCCGTAACGTGCGTCGTCCGAACCGCATACCTGGCGTGAATCCTTACGTCGGCGGACGCGGTGCATATCAGGTCTCCACGGTAGGCCCGCAGTTCCTGAACCCTGCAGCCTTCACCACGCCGGCTGCTGGCAGCTTCGGCAACCAGCGCCGCAACGATGTCACCGGCCCCGGCCTGGTGCAGTTGGATCTGAGCCTCCAGAAGGAATTCGCCTTCACGGAGCGCTTCCGGTTCAAGTTCGTCGCGGACGCCTTCAACATTCTCAACCACCCGAACTTTGCCAACCCTGGCAACATTCGTCTGGCACAGGTGATTCCGTCCGCTGCTACTGGTGGCGCGCAGCCTGGAACACCGTTCGCCCTGTCGGGTGCAAACGGTGCAGGCAGCAACTTCGGAACGCTGTCCTCCACGGTTGGCAACCAGGTCGGTCTGGGAGCACAGCGTCAGATTCAGCTGTCAGGACGCCTGAGCTTCTAA
- the rpsT gene encoding 30S ribosomal protein S20, whose product MANHVSSLKRSKQTIAKTAVNRSNKTKLRGSLRQLREALVKGDVEAVKTQYRATVSILDKSVQKGVLHDNTASRYKSRLNARVKALATKAA is encoded by the coding sequence ATGGCAAATCACGTATCGTCCCTGAAGCGCTCCAAGCAGACCATTGCAAAGACCGCAGTCAATCGCTCCAACAAGACCAAGCTGCGCGGTTCGCTGCGCCAGCTGCGCGAGGCCCTGGTAAAGGGTGATGTGGAAGCTGTGAAGACACAGTACCGCGCAACCGTCTCCATCCTGGACAAGAGCGTCCAGAAGGGCGTGCTGCATGACAACACTGCATCGCGCTACAAGAGCCGCCTCAACGCTCGCGTGAAGGCTCTGGCCACCAAGGCTGCTTAA